One window from the genome of Flavobacterium agricola encodes:
- a CDS encoding TlpA disulfide reductase family protein, producing MMKKNLGFIVLVLFIVSCNNEPTTKIVGQVTGIPDGAYVYLKESVPSTMQLVSIDSSIIKNGKFTLALNPDEITENYLQFGDHKKLISFITEAGVIEVNFDSQNFHNNQISGTYNNNKHQEYTNKANAYIDDIKLFERENHQKLIDAQKQGNLDLLQNLNTKNQKLHEAYNNFNKEFVATNKTAYVSLVLLEKLTKQGVYTFPEAKAIFNDFSADLKNATLGKRLADFYNPENALADTSIGATFPDFIANSPTDESLSIYKNLGKVTIVDFWASWCPPCRVENPNLVKLYKDYKDSGLQIIGVSLDKNKDSWEKAIKKDKLTWPQISNLKQWDDPIVKKLGIKEIPATFLIDANGKIIAKDLKTDELRKKIAELL from the coding sequence ATGATGAAAAAAAATTTAGGTTTTATAGTTTTAGTATTATTCATCGTTAGCTGTAATAATGAACCTACAACAAAAATAGTTGGCCAAGTTACGGGCATTCCGGACGGAGCATACGTTTATCTTAAAGAAAGCGTTCCGAGCACCATGCAATTGGTTTCTATAGATTCGAGTATTATAAAAAATGGCAAATTTACTTTGGCATTAAATCCTGACGAAATAACTGAAAACTACCTACAATTTGGTGATCATAAAAAACTAATTTCTTTTATTACAGAAGCCGGGGTTATTGAAGTAAATTTTGACAGCCAAAATTTTCATAACAACCAAATTAGCGGTACATATAACAACAACAAACACCAAGAATATACAAACAAAGCCAACGCGTATATTGATGATATTAAATTGTTTGAGCGCGAAAATCATCAAAAATTAATTGATGCGCAAAAACAAGGTAACTTAGATTTGTTGCAAAACTTAAACACAAAAAATCAGAAACTGCACGAAGCATACAACAACTTTAATAAAGAATTTGTTGCAACTAATAAAACAGCTTATGTTTCTTTAGTTTTACTAGAAAAACTTACCAAACAAGGCGTTTATACGTTTCCAGAAGCTAAAGCTATTTTTAATGATTTTTCTGCAGATTTAAAAAATGCAACCTTGGGTAAACGTTTGGCAGATTTTTACAACCCAGAAAATGCTTTGGCAGACACAAGCATTGGTGCAACCTTTCCTGATTTTATAGCCAATTCACCAACCGACGAAAGCTTATCTATTTATAAAAACTTAGGCAAAGTTACCATTGTAGATTTTTGGGCTTCATGGTGCCCGCCTTGCCGAGTAGAAAACCCAAACTTGGTTAAGTTGTATAAAGATTATAAAGACAGCGGATTACAAATTATTGGCGTTTCGTTAGATAAAAATAAAGATAGCTGGGAAAAAGCTATTAAAAAAGATAAGTTAACTTGGCCACAAATATCTAACCTAAAACAATGGGACGATCCGATAGTTAAAAAATTGGGCATTAAAGAAATTCCTGCAACGTTTTTAATCGATGCAAACGGAAAGATTATTGCGAAAGATTTAAAAACAGATGAGCTACGCAAAAAAATTGCTGAGCTATTGTAA
- a CDS encoding Sec-independent protein translocase subunit TatA/TatB: protein MGKFGATEIILIIAVVLLLFGGKKIPELMKGLGNGIKEFKNATKEEGAKADSKKDEDKSESK from the coding sequence ATGGGTAAGTTTGGAGCAACTGAAATTATTTTAATAATTGCTGTAGTTTTATTACTTTTTGGAGGTAAAAAAATTCCAGAATTAATGAAAGGCCTTGGAAACGGGATTAAAGAATTTAAAAATGCTACGAAAGAAGAAGGAGCAAAAGCAGATTCTAAAAAAGACGAAGATAAATCTGAATCAAAATAA
- a CDS encoding peptidase — translation MTKKLKKATRYKKAFIEKFRIILLNEDSFEEVLSMRLSLLNVFVLLSFSSLILMSFTAALIVFTPIREYIPGYSSGDLRAKSVDLATKADSLEQVINYNNAYINSIRKVLSGDLEYAKINIDSIIKAESENLPDLKLETTEAELNLREELKEKTESK, via the coding sequence ATGACAAAGAAACTTAAAAAAGCAACCCGATATAAAAAAGCTTTTATAGAGAAATTTAGAATCATTTTATTAAATGAAGATTCGTTTGAGGAAGTTTTATCCATGCGCTTAAGCTTGCTAAATGTATTTGTCCTTTTATCTTTTTCCTCATTAATATTAATGTCCTTTACAGCCGCATTAATAGTTTTCACCCCCATTCGCGAATATATTCCAGGATATTCATCTGGCGATTTAAGAGCTAAATCGGTTGATTTAGCAACCAAGGCCGATTCGTTAGAACAAGTTATTAATTACAACAACGCTTATATTAATTCTATCAGAAAAGTATTAAGCGGCGATTTAGAATACGCAAAAATCAACATCGATTCAATCATCAAAGCCGAAAGCGAAAACTTACCTGACTTAAAGTTAGAAACAACCGAAGCCGAATTGAATTTAAGAGAAGAATTGAAGGAAAAAACAGAATCGAAATAA